The stretch of DNA GAGTCTTGGGTCGTCGTTTAGTCAATGGCCCCTCATAAAGGGCTGATGCTGATCATCATTATATGGCAGAATCGTgtggcctctgctctgcctctgcctctgcttatCTGCCATTGCCGAAAATGACTGcagttaattataattacgGGCAGAAGCACTTCATAAGCAATTTTGATGATATGAtggagcaaaaagagagagagagagggtgagagacAAAGGCTCATATGCACAGATGGAATGCTCGATGGAGCAATTTTGAGCAGACATCGAGTGGAATGGTGTGTGGCGTTACAGCCATACAATTTAAACTTAATTATGAAATCCGAGTGTTAATTACCACAAACTGGCGCATAATTtacccacccatccacccaccaaCAAAATGGCTTATAAATTTGGAAGTTCTTTGTGGCACTGGCAATCATTGTAATCGCATACCGTCTGGCCAATGCGACCCCTGGGAGCGTTTGTCGTctcattttgccattttcataaaataataaatgagtTGCTGATGGAcgaaaaatactcgtaaaagcGAGTGGAGTGCTCCACAACCCAGGCCCGTGCTCTCGAGAAATTGTCGCACAGCCAACCTTCCTtcgacagagacacacacacacggagagcGAGTGCTCCCCCGAGTGCGAACactaatacatacatatgcaggggagaacaagagagagagagagcgctgccAAATGGAGTGCtgcaaaaagaataaaagttTCTCGCAgccattttacatttttgtgtttgtgtgtccgggggttggttgctgttgctccatccgtttcgtttcgttccgttccagGCCATGCCCGCCCACATTTAAATGTTGGCACAGAACCAGTTTATACCCCGCCTTCCCCCCTCTTAGCAACTTACTTAGTTATCGCATGTTTTTTCATATGACTTTTGGGGCGCATTTTCGACGCTGGTCTGGCTATCTGGATTATGCAGGCAAcacgctgccactgccatgtacgagtttgtatctgtatctacaCGGGGAAgctgtgttatttttgttgctctctctctcgctctctcgctctcagttATTGCctagttttgtgtttgtgttgggTTTATgcttcacttttgttttgcaatttaaatgaaatgcaaattgctgcctctgccgctgcgcctAAGACGAAATGAATGGCGCCTTGGAGAATTGCATGCATGCCGCTTGTATGcgtaatatttatgaattattaacCAGcgcgttctgctgctgcacttgccaAGCGAGAAGGAGAGTTTggggtatatgtatgtgccatAAAATCTAATTAGTCGCAATGACAAAAGGCCGCATAATTACGCTAATCCGAAGCCAAAGCGAGAGAAGCAGAGTCGCATTAGCACCTCCTCCCAATAGGCCATCAAATCAGAGCCAAGCCAAACGTGGGGGGGCAGCAGCGCCATTGAAGCGCCTAATGAATGTGCGGTAATTAAGTACCTTGCTAATTAATGActacagcaacaccaacaccaacatcAACCAACCAACAGTCGTTGAATACAAGCACGCAAACAGTGCGTATGAGTGATgtacagacacaaacacagagacagaatGTAAAGCCCGGACCGGGGTTGACTGTAAACTTGGGCCAGGCCCGACAATAAACTGCCAGCAACAGCCATGGCGGCGGCAACATAATTATTTCCAACATCATTATCGTGGCAATGTCTCCCCTGCCCTGCGCTGTgactgcctgtctgtctgcctgtctgtctgcctgtctatTTTCCGCCATTCGTATGTTTGCCTACAAGCGGGGCAGCCACTTCCTGGCCGggtctggtgctggtgctgaggCCATTCAGCCGCTTTTATTAGCAGTTATGTTCGGAGCGGAGCCCTCGGAGGGGCCACCATTGATGGAGTTAATTGTGTTTTattaacacaaacacaaatgcacaaacaGAAAAGCCGACAGCACGGACAGCAGGACAGACCAGCAATGGCCGATAATGTGTCGTTGATAATGAGGTTGGTGCTGGAACTGGTGctggcaggagctgctgctgtgctgtgcgccATTTTCTCTGTGCTATAATTTCGTACATAAGCGCTTAACGAAGGGCTGCCATCAAATGAGTacgagtgtgagtgagtgagtgtgtgaatGGCACTTTGAAGTGAGTAAATTAATTGGCAGTCTACATATACGCGTACATATATTCAACGCATGCCTTTCAATGttggccaaaggcaaacagccAAAGCGAGCGTCAAAGAAGATCACAGGGAATGGGTTAAAGGAACGATCAACAATTTTTTTTCGCTAAAGTTTCAGCggaattcaattattttctcCCTAACCACAAGCCATTACCAATTAAGTCAACGATTCAGAGCCCCCAATTCATAATCAGATCCAAACAAACCGCTCCGTCAATTGCAAAACTTGAGCTTAAGCTCCATCAACCCCGTCCACCCGCagacatttttctttttctacgTTTTTGGCGCTTTGGCAAGAGCTTAGACCCAAACGCCCCAGCCCCCACAGCAACTTCAAtcaaatttgcaaatttttatttgagcAATTTCTTTGCAGCAAGCCGAgcatgaaaatcaattaattttcagcaaAAATTTTAGCCAGAAACCAGAAGGAAAAACAGCAACCGGAAAAAAAATCATTGGGAAAACCGGAACCTGATCCGCAGCAAGACAAACATTGGcggagagtgagggagagacagggagGGGATGggagcaaaaaaggaaaacgtaACTTTTACCCAAAATGCAATGGCTTTTCCCCAATTAaaacatcaatcaatcaattaaaagcaattctATTGAAAATCCTTATTGGATATGAGTGCATATCCTTTTCTGGTCTAAACAAGTTTGTGTGCacctcctgctgttgttttttctgcattGGTACTCTGGTATTTgcgcatttgtttgccattgaatatacgaaaaatataaatgcttTCAtgggcaggcacaggcagcacacagcagcacagGGAGCCCCGGCACATGGTACGTGACTGGCAACAGAAAAATCTCTCCAGTGCTTCAAAATGGTGGCACCCTTGCGGatggtgtgtgtgggagggggagggggagtgggtgtgggtgtggggctcaggcaaaagcaaattcaaaatcaaaacataCCTAAAAACGATACAAGCAGCAGTATAAATACAAcatgccaccacccacccGGGGTGGCTGCTCCCCCCCATCGAGAGGCAAAAAGTACTTTTTCAATGGAAGAGCAAAACGCAAATGTTTGCAGGTGGTTTGCTCTCTCGTTTTtatctctgtgtctctgtctttaTAGCAGATACATCTccactgtttgtgtgtgtgaattccCAGAGACACTCGAGAGATCTCGTGTTTTTCTCGGATGTGCCCTGAATTCCAAGTGATTTTCACTCAAATCTGGCAACGATTACCTAGTGACTGCCACAGTGATTTGCTATTTATCGTCTGTAAAGTCAATGCCCCTGTTGTAAACATAGTGAAACTCACCAGACATATCCTCGCTTTGATCATCGTCTAGTCTCTCGTGCATCTCCTCATCTCGATCGTAGCTCCATTGCCGTGGATGTCCAAACGGATGACCAGAGGCTGGCATTTTGTTGCCCGTAAACTTGTTGGGATCCAGTATGTTCTCCACTGAGAATGCCAGCCGCTTGGTGGCCGCCTCACGATCACTGGAGGCACTGGTCGAGGCAGAGTTGGCACTTGCCGTGGCATTTGTGGTCACTGAACGTGTCAGATCAACTGGGCAGACCTGGAAGacataatataaatatattatgtTAACTTTTGTATTGGAAAATCATGTAAATTGTTCACTTTCACATCTCTATCTATAAAATTTCAATGATAGAAATCATAATAAATAGTTTCCAGTAATAAATTGGGGAAAGATGAGAgaatgttgttgcttttaaaTCTCTAAACAAAACTATAAATGAAATCactaaaattaatatattaacACTCTGATTAAGTGCTGGATTTGAGgtgaattatatttaatttcactaTATGGGCATAAAAGCCgaatattttctttaaataaaatatataactaAAGTCCGAATTCAATGACCAGTTCCCTTTTCCTCACACTTACCGACGGCGTGCTGTGTGATCCATCGTTGCTGTCCTCGTCGTTGCCGTCCACATTGAGCTCTTCGCTGGTGTCGCTGCGCGCATAATTAGCGGCTGCTATTTGGCGTGAggtggcagccgcagctgctgccgctgccgccagtCCACCCAGCTGTATTCGGAAGCCGTAGTCGCTGAGATCCCGGCCAGCCGGTGAGACGGAGTTTGAAGTGGAGCTGGAGgcgatggcggtggcggctgcCGCGGATGTGCTCGGAGCTGGGGCCTGGTTGGAGCGAGCGGCCACAGCGGCCACCAGCTTAATGCGCTCCAAATCCATGTCGCTGGCGGACAGAGGACTCACCGGAAGCGGACCGCTGCTTAAGAGGatctgtgctggtgctggttgtggctgttgctgctgctgctgtggctgggtgGAATGTGCGGGAGGATTGGCGAGTGGTGCTGCGAGGGGGGAGCTCGTCGGCTGCTCGGAATGTGTGGCTGGTGAAGTGGGCGGCGACAGTGGCGATGTGGCTGGCGAGGGCGGGccagtggtgctgctggtggcactgGGCGCTCTCAGATGGAACACACCAGCTCCAGGATGTGCATGTggatgcgagtgcgagtgcggatgtggctgctgctgctgctgctgctgctgctgctgctggtgatggtgatgatgatgatggtggtgcatgtgctgctgtgccgctgccgcagccagGAACTGTGGATTCTGCAGCAGATGCGGATGCTGTTGCAGCAATGCCGCGTGTGGATGCTGCAGTGGCTCGGGACGCGCCAACTGTCGCACGGCACTCAGTTCCAGGAGCTTTCGCTGTTGAGCGGGCGACGAGAAGTTGTTGATGACAACGTTGGGTGCTCCCAGAGCAGGCGGTGACTGCGATCGACGCGATGCACTGCCATTaatgttgttattgttattgttgttgtggtttgtcaggctgttgttgttgttattgttgtggtTGGGTTTATCCTTGTCGGACGGGCAACCCTCCTGCGTGGGACTGAGGCGACTGATCAGACTGCCGGACTCGCTGCTCATCTGCTTGAGTCGCTCGATGGAGTAGCGcagttcctgctcctgctgcttggccaCCGCCTGCTGTCCAGTGCCGGCGCTGATGATAAACTTTGGTATCTTTGGGGGCGTAGAAGTGGCTATTCCTCCGCCAGCACCTGCCTCCACGTTGCCCAGTTCCGGCGAGGTGTTTGACTTGGGCGAGTCCGGATTGGAGTTGGGACTCATTAGGCCCCCGACGGCCGTTGGCTGATTGTCGCTGTTGGCCTTTTGCGCCGGCGACTGCAACATGACCATGTTGATGCTGCGAGCTGATTTCAATACACTGGCTGACACTTGGTGTTCGATACACTGCTCAAAATCACTGCACGATTCACACGATGTGTTGTTGCGCGTTGTGTGTCTTGTCCGCTTGATGGCAGCCAATCGACTGTCCACTGAGGCCGGCGCGTATCTTCCAATATCTGGCGATGCTTTCCTATCCGCTTATCCTGAGCGTAATCCGGGGAGCGAGCGCGACGACAACTCACACTGCACAGAGCGAGAGCCTGGACCGTAATGAGGGTTGCTCGGGTGTCGGGTTGATAATCCAGCAGATGCGtggccctgccgctgcctccgttGAGTGTGTCCCTGTGGCAAGTCAACTGCTAAATGgggaagcacacacacaaatctgtTTTCGGTTGGTGGTGGGCTATTTCGAGTGGTGCCTCTCTCACTCGGtgtcgctttctctctctctctctggcagcaCTACACGCCCCCATTGAGTGGGTTCTGGTTCACTTTTTGAGTGGGATTGACTCCTCCTTTAACGTGCGGACGGGCGGGTGGTCGGTCGCGCTAGCATCTCTAATCTCTACTAGCATCTAATGATTTAATTTGCCTTGCACTCGTTAGCAAATGTAATGGTCTGTTCCGAGTctaagccacagccagccagccgaagagagagcagagcgtcGAGCACTGGCAGCGTATGGGGGGTTGGGTATGGCACTCTTTCGGCTCcgctcttctctctgttttaCATAGTTCTCCACTCAACTGTAATAGCTGTAAACCCGAGGAGAACAAAGGCGGCCATATCTGGGACTCCCTCTGGACGTGAGGATGTGAGTAATTGTCAAATTATTTAGcgcaaaatttgtttgtttatgcgcTCGGCTGCTTCCGAAATGGATCCCaacttgtttctgtttcttttttttcaaacattttatttgctctcTGTATGGTTgccactttttctttttcttttccattttccatttacttCCTCGGTCGCTTATGCCTGGGTGGTTCCTAGTCATATATGCATGAATGCTTTGTGCCTTTATGGCAGAGGATTGACGTTGAACGGAGGACACAGAATGGGTGGCAGAACGGGTGCACAGCTTACACTCTGCCAGATTTTCTTcagcttaattgaatttttaaatcTGCTTGCTCCTCTAATTATGTTGCTAATTAgatggtttatttatttgctgttttttcttcttattttcaTCTTGGAACTGAACCATTGTTGGATTCGATACCCCCTACATCcgccatccaccatccacttGACTTGACGACACTTCTTTCTATGTAAAACGGGCAAGTGCTCGAGGGAGACGGCAGACAGACtgcgctctctcactctcacttgctttccctctctctgcgcTTGCTCGCTCGCGCCAAAAGATTCttttaaattgaacaaaaatttATATGCGCTTTGGCACAGGCGATTTAATATCGCATCCAATTTGCGGTTTATACGCATCGCAGCAGTGGCCTTCAGTGGTGTTGGTTTGGGTGCTGGGTGGTTGGAGGGTTGCTTGTCCAAAGGGGGATAGgctcttttgctctgctcctcttcaCATCGTTCTGGACTGAGGACTGAGGACTGAGGACCGAGGACTGAGGACCGAGGACCGAGGCTGGGTTTGAGCGCACAATGGGGCGTATAAGTGACATCGTTAAGTGGACGCAGGACGGACTGGGGCCGAGGATGCTGCTTAATGAACTCCAACGGCAGCACAGAGCAAGGGAAGATGGAGTTTTGGATGGGTGGGCAAGCGGAAGTCAATGTGGGAGCAGCTAGATAtgctctcccctctctccatcAACCTCTTCTAGCTTCTGCAGCTCGTTTTATTGTTCGCCTCGTCACTCGTTAGCACTGCTCGTGCCCGCTCTTCTATAATTAACCGCAAACGGGTGGGGGGAGAGGGGGAACTGGAACGAGATACTTAATGAGCAGCTTGTTATGCcgtttttcgttttaattagttttaagATGAACGCCCGACCGCCCCgccagccaccaacaccaatcCAATGCGCCAACCACTCATTTTAATTGGCCCCCCATTGATGGGAGGAATTACatagttacatacatatgtacataagagtATGTATAGCATGCATGTGGCCTCACTGAGCGAATAATCTCAGCTGTACATGTCccacaatatatgtacacccGCGAAGAACTTCCACTTGCCAGTTTCTCTCAGTGTGGGTAAGTGCTTAACTCTTTTACatgcaaaattaaatgatgCGCATACGCACGGTAAAACcgcaaattattttaattgcttgtCTCGtcattattcattatttaaGTGCGCTCAAACAGCCCCAGCGAACTGCATATACGGAATACGTTAGTATGTACACACAGACGTAGACGCACagacgtatgtatgtatgcttgtGTATGTAAACCAATACatggctggctgtgtgtgtgagtggggcAGGAAAATTGGCAGCTCGccagacactcacacacacacccaaacagcCCCACACAAAAGCCGCTGTTTACATAGACATCAAACTTTTTACGCTgcggaaaagcggaaaattGCTCTGCCTGTCGCATGTGTAATgccctctcgctcttgctctctgtctctcttgtgCTCTGATGTACTTACTCTTCCATTTAATTAGTGAAAATAAGTATTAAATGAGCAGCTCTTGTTAAAATAAATAGTGCATGCAATGGCGGCAGTTGCTCCACCCCATGCCCGCTCCATCCCCGCCCTATCCTTTGGCTTTCAACAGGCTGCGCAAGATTTACAactaattaaaagccaaataCAGTACTTTTGGGGGGGAGGGAGAATAACTGAGCAAATCGATGGGCAGATCGAAAATCCGCTGACCTCGcgacaaatgcaattgaaactACAAGTGCGCGGCCATCTGCATAATTATgcgttaattgaattattccCAATTTATATGCCACCATTTATTTCTGCTCTGTCGAGCTTTTGTCCGCCCTAAACCCATGTGCCGCACTGtccgttttatttgtatatttaatgaaGTGCGAGCGGTAGGGCCGCATCGAATGGAGGAGACCGACCTCGACACACTCCCTGCTCGCTCCTGCCAGAGCAGtgcccctctctcgctctctctgtttattcggccattttgttgtttgcactcCACTTGCCGTAAGCCCCCCACGTTAATTTGTTTGACTAATTAAACTAATGAGCGTTCAAAGTTAATACATAAATTAGTCAGCCAGCTGGGTggagcacagcagagcagagcagagcagacagcTGCTGGATTGCCTAAACTCATTATCCAATTTTGCTGGAAAATCGCTTTTTCGCTAAGCTCAAATTTGAATAATTCAGTGATTGGGTTTCAGTCATTCATTCTGTGATTCGTCGTatgaatattttgaaattcGAGCAGCGGATAATGAGAGTTTTAGTTATCATagaaatgatttaattttgatgcctatttttttattttttggtaattaTCTACATGCTGGACAGTGTGATTGTGTACTGGAATGTGGGCGTTCAGTTGTCTTGATTATAGCTGCACTTGCTGCAGCACGAAGCGACCGCGCATACGTTGCAGGTAGGCATGACGCATGTAGGCGCTGGCCAGTCCCTTGATGCCCAGGAACGTGATGCCGCCCAGGAAGATGCCCATGTATCTATTTCCTATATTCCCGTACAGCGTGCGTCCCAGCAGCACGGCAAAGCTGGGCAGGCTGAGCGCCACAACGAAGCTGGCCGCCGCTCCGCGCGCTTCCTCGCTGATAATGACTTGAGCTCCCAGCTGCAAGTTGATGTCCTCAGGACCATGTTCTTCAGGCAGTTCATCGAAGTAGTCGTCGCCGAGCGGGGCGCCGGGCAGTGGCTCGCCCTCCTCGTCCAGATCCTCTGGCTGCAGGTCTTGGTGCCGAATGCGGAAGATGTGTAGAAAACGCAGAAATGGTCTGTCCACTCTGATATGGCGAGTAAGCAGAAGTCCCGCAGGAATTGTCGGCAGGGCGATTGACGCTAGCGTGGTCTGCTCGTGCAGTAATGTGAGGGTCTCGTTGTAGCCAACAATCTGAATCATTGTCAGAGCGCCGAAGGTCACCGTCGAGAAAAACAAGACGGCCGAAAGTGCAGCCATGTCCACGCTGGGACACACCAGATTCAATATGTCATCAACCCAGACAAGAAACGCATCGAATCGACAAAGCGGCGGCATCCAAATGAGGTACTTCGTGCGGCACTGGGGGCACGCGATCGGCTTCTTCGGATATTGCGACTGCAACTCATCGATCCAGCGGTTCAGGCAGCGGTGATGCACccacttgttgctgccgcGGCAGCGGCACGGATGCACCCAGTGCGTATGCTGCGACGACTCCACGTCGCCCTCCAGGCAAATCCAGCACATTCGCTCCTCGTCAAGTTCGGACATTTTCTTTGctatttcttttaaatttttctacTCGTTAGTTGATAAATTTTGTTGAAAGTTTTGATTTTACGATttagaaaatgaaatttgacTTTAGTCACTGTCCGGTGAAATATGAATGAATTTAGCTAATAATTACAGTGCCTAAATGTGTACATGTGACATTTATCTCGACACCTGCCAGTCCGTTAATCTTCTGGAATTTCCCCAATCGAATCTGTGTTGGCTAAAtctgcattaaaaatgtgcaaCTAAAAGCCCATTAGTACCGCACGGTGTGCCCATTCGTGCGAGccgtgctgttgttgccacaaattaaatatgctgCGCTAATTCCTCCATCAATTTGCAGCTCATTTCATATGCCAACCCATTTCGCAGGCCATCATCGACACTAGCGCACGTGGTCTGGCCAAAATGCCGACGGGCAGAGCCGGCCAGGCCAGGTCAGCCAAGTGTCCAGAGGTGCCAGGAGCGTGGCCGAAACTAGTTTGCATTCAGCTTGTGCACGTAATTAG from Drosophila subobscura isolate 14011-0131.10 chromosome O, UCBerk_Dsub_1.0, whole genome shotgun sequence encodes:
- the LOC117898072 gene encoding homeobox protein slou; the protein is MVMLQSPAQKANSDNQPTAVGGLMSPNSNPDSPKSNTSPELGNVEAGAGGGIATSTPPKIPKFIISAGTGQQAVAKQQEQELRYSIERLKQMSSESGSLISRLSPTQEGCPSDKDKPNHNNNNNNSLTNHNNNNNNNINGSASRRSQSPPALGAPNVVINNFSSPAQQRKLLELSAVRQLARPEPLQHPHAALLQQHPHLLQNPQFLAAAAAQQHMHHHHHHHHHQQQQQQQQQQQPHPHSHSHPHAHPGAGVFHLRAPSATSSTTGPPSPATSPLSPPTSPATHSEQPTSSPLAAPLANPPAHSTQPQQQQQQPQPAPAQILLSSGPLPVSPLSASDMDLERIKLVAAVAARSNQAPAPSTSAAAATAIASSSTSNSVSPAGRDLSDYGFRIQLGGLAAAAAAAAATSRQIAAANYARSDTSEELNVDGNDEDSNDGSHSTPSVCPVDLTRSVTTNATASANSASTSASSDREAATKRLAFSVENILDPNKFTGNKMPASGHPFGHPRQWSYDRDEEMHERLDDDQSEDMSAQDLNDMDQDDMCDDGSDIDDPSSETDSKKGGSRNGDGKSGSGGGGGGGGGGSKPRRARTAFTYEQLVSLENKFKTTRYLSVCERLNLALSLSLTETQVKIWFQNRRTKWKKQNPGMDVNSPTIPPPAGGSYGPGAYASSLLYPHAVPYPPYGPYFHPLGAHHLSHSHS
- the LOC117899275 gene encoding E3 ubiquitin-protein ligase MARCHF5-like codes for the protein MSELDEERMCWICLEGDVESSQHTHWVHPCRCRGSNKWVHHRCLNRWIDELQSQYPKKPIACPQCRTKYLIWMPPLCRFDAFLVWVDDILNLVCPSVDMAALSAVLFFSTVTFGALTMIQIVGYNETLTLLHEQTTLASIALPTIPAGLLLTRHIRVDRPFLRFLHIFRIRHQDLQPEDLDEEGEPLPGAPLGDDYFDELPEEHGPEDINLQLGAQVIISEEARGAAASFVVALSLPSFAVLLGRTLYGNIGNRYMGIFLGGITFLGIKGLASAYMRHAYLQRMRGRFVLQQVQL